In Neisseria animalis, a single window of DNA contains:
- the groES gene encoding co-chaperone GroES — MTIRPLHDRVVVKRLEAEEKTASGIVLPGAAAEKPDMGEVIAVGAGKVGKDGQRRALDVKVGDKVIFGKYSGQTVKADGEELLVMREEDIFGIVE; from the coding sequence ATGACCATCCGTCCTTTACACGACCGCGTAGTCGTAAAACGCTTGGAAGCAGAAGAAAAAACCGCATCCGGTATTGTTTTGCCGGGTGCTGCTGCTGAAAAACCGGATATGGGCGAAGTAATTGCCGTAGGTGCCGGTAAAGTCGGCAAAGACGGCCAACGCCGTGCGCTGGACGTTAAAGTCGGCGATAAGGTGATTTTCGGCAAATACAGTGGCCAGACCGTCAAAGCAGACGGTGAAGAACTGCTGGTAATGCGCGAAGAGGATATTTTCGGCATCGTCGAGTAA
- a CDS encoding DNA polymerase III subunit delta' has protein sequence MIYPWHASQWRQLAGHWQNQPNAWLFTGRENTGKTAFARFVAKALLCESPTAGNEPCGDCASCHLLEQGSHPDFYELAPELPEDGAVGRKLLQIKIDAVRGIVDNIYLTSVRGGRRVVLVHPAEAMNVQAANGLLKVLEEPPSHVVFLLVTHARDKLLPTIKSRCRQMLLPAPSHQEALAYLNDKGVADAGSLLAFHSGAPLFDHMPEADEMRAELIRLLAAPRLLAILDYAAAFDKQKQPLAVFLDWLHKWLLDIGLAQQGMPPLYYPDFAGESAKTAAKTDAGRLFALAGRLNRLVPYGYHTLSVKMQLESLLIDYLDFWQNK, from the coding sequence ATGATTTATCCGTGGCACGCTTCCCAATGGCGGCAACTGGCCGGGCATTGGCAAAACCAGCCGAACGCTTGGCTGTTTACCGGCAGGGAGAATACCGGCAAAACCGCGTTTGCGCGTTTTGTGGCGAAAGCATTGTTGTGCGAATCGCCGACAGCCGGAAACGAGCCTTGCGGTGATTGCGCTTCCTGCCATCTGCTCGAACAGGGCAGCCACCCCGACTTTTACGAACTTGCGCCGGAATTGCCCGAAGACGGTGCGGTCGGGCGCAAGCTGTTGCAGATTAAAATTGATGCCGTGCGCGGAATTGTCGACAACATTTATCTGACCAGCGTGCGGGGCGGACGGCGCGTGGTTTTGGTACACCCTGCGGAAGCCATGAATGTGCAGGCGGCAAACGGTTTGCTGAAAGTATTGGAAGAGCCGCCTTCACATGTGGTTTTTCTGCTGGTTACCCATGCGCGGGACAAACTGCTGCCGACTATCAAAAGCCGCTGCCGCCAAATGTTGCTGCCTGCGCCTTCCCATCAGGAAGCCTTGGCTTATTTGAACGACAAAGGCGTGGCGGATGCCGGCTCGCTATTGGCTTTCCACAGCGGCGCGCCGTTGTTTGACCATATGCCGGAAGCGGACGAAATGCGTGCCGAACTCATCCGTCTGCTGGCGGCGCCGCGTTTGTTGGCAATATTGGACTATGCGGCGGCTTTCGATAAGCAGAAGCAGCCTCTGGCGGTGTTTCTCGACTGGCTGCACAAATGGCTGTTGGACATAGGCTTGGCGCAGCAGGGTATGCCGCCGCTGTATTATCCCGATTTTGCAGGCGAGTCGGCCAAAACCGCCGCCAAAACCGATGCGGGGCGGCTGTTTGCGCTGGCAGGCCGTCTGAACAGGCTGGTACCTTACGGCTATCATACGCTCAGCGTGAAAATGCAATTGGAATCGCTGCTGATCGATTATTTGGATTTCTGGCAAAACAAATAG
- a CDS encoding OsmC family protein: MQITSKWIDGMCFVATNELGHSIVMEGAAAEGEAKRGPSPMEMLLMGIAGCSSIDVVMIAEKQRQQITDCRAKVTAKRADSIPKVFTDIHIHFTVVGHDLTESAIERAVQMSAEKYCSASIMLGKAATITHSFEIAAA, from the coding sequence ATGCAGATTACCTCGAAATGGATAGACGGCATGTGCTTTGTCGCCACCAACGAACTCGGCCACAGCATCGTTATGGAAGGCGCGGCTGCCGAAGGAGAAGCAAAACGCGGCCCCAGCCCGATGGAAATGTTGCTGATGGGCATAGCCGGCTGCTCCAGCATAGACGTGGTCATGATTGCAGAAAAACAGCGCCAGCAGATTACCGACTGCCGCGCCAAAGTAACCGCCAAACGCGCCGACAGCATTCCGAAAGTCTTTACCGACATTCATATCCACTTTACCGTTGTCGGCCACGATCTCACAGAAAGCGCAATCGAGCGCGCCGTTCAGATGTCTGCCGAAAAATACTGCTCCGCATCGATTATGCTGGGCAAAGCGGCAACCATTACCCACAGCTTTGAAATAGCGGCAGCCTGA
- a CDS encoding TatD family hydrolase — protein MQLIDSHCHLNFEGLAERLPEVLENMAAQDVKQALAISVSRQSFDEVSAIAEQYPHIYCTVGIHPDREDAEEFTVAELVERAKHPKVVGIGETGLDYYWCKGDLAWQHQRFADHIEAANESGLPVIVHTRDAAADTLKMLKECNTHAGVIHCFSEDIPFAKAALDLGLYISFSGLVTFKNAPLIQETAKYVPSDRILVETDAPFLAPVPKRGKQNEPSYVRHTAEFVAKLRGETLEEVAAYTTENFYRLFTKVPRWEAA, from the coding sequence ATGCAACTGATTGATTCACATTGTCATTTGAATTTTGAGGGCTTGGCGGAGCGGCTGCCGGAAGTGTTGGAAAACATGGCGGCGCAAGACGTTAAGCAGGCATTGGCCATCAGCGTGAGCCGGCAGAGTTTTGACGAAGTATCCGCCATCGCCGAGCAATATCCGCATATTTACTGCACGGTGGGGATTCACCCGGACCGCGAAGACGCGGAGGAATTTACCGTAGCCGAGCTGGTGGAGCGGGCGAAACACCCGAAAGTTGTCGGAATCGGCGAAACCGGTTTGGATTATTATTGGTGCAAAGGCGATTTGGCATGGCAGCATCAGCGTTTTGCCGATCACATCGAAGCGGCGAACGAGAGCGGGTTGCCGGTGATTGTGCATACGCGCGATGCGGCGGCGGATACCTTGAAAATGTTGAAGGAATGCAATACCCATGCAGGGGTGATTCATTGTTTTTCCGAGGATATTCCGTTTGCCAAAGCCGCGCTGGACTTGGGGCTGTATATTTCGTTTTCCGGTTTGGTAACGTTTAAAAATGCGCCTCTGATTCAGGAGACGGCAAAATATGTACCGTCCGATCGGATTTTGGTGGAAACCGATGCGCCGTTTCTCGCCCCCGTACCCAAGCGCGGCAAGCAGAACGAGCCGTCTTATGTGCGGCACACTGCTGAATTTGTGGCGAAACTGCGTGGCGAAACCTTGGAAGAAGTCGCCGCTTATACCACCGAGAATTTTTACCGTCTGTTTACTAAAGTACCGCGCTGGGAAGCTGCTTGA
- the ampD gene encoding 1,6-anhydro-N-acetylmuramyl-L-alanine amidase AmpD, which yields MNDSVWQQGWWRNARHAFSPNYAPRAREEEVSLVVLHNISLPPFEYGTGAVEKLFTNQINPDEHPFFSVIHELRVSSHFLITREGEVVQFVSCDDTAYHAGVSSFQGREKCNAFSVGIELEGCDFEPFAEAQYQALQPLLTDLIRHYPIGAITGHQDIAPDRKTDPGHFFDWARLQAAGFPVVR from the coding sequence ATGAATGATTCTGTCTGGCAACAGGGTTGGTGGCGCAATGCCCGCCACGCCTTTTCGCCCAATTATGCCCCGCGCGCGCGCGAAGAAGAAGTGTCGCTGGTGGTATTGCACAATATTTCCCTGCCGCCGTTCGAGTACGGCACGGGGGCGGTGGAAAAACTGTTTACCAACCAAATCAATCCTGACGAACACCCGTTTTTCAGCGTCATCCACGAATTGCGCGTTTCCAGCCATTTTCTGATTACGCGGGAAGGCGAAGTGGTGCAGTTTGTTTCCTGCGACGATACGGCTTACCATGCCGGCGTTTCGTCTTTTCAAGGTCGGGAAAAATGTAATGCGTTTTCAGTCGGCATCGAGTTGGAAGGTTGCGATTTTGAGCCGTTTGCCGAAGCGCAATATCAGGCATTGCAGCCCCTGCTGACCGATTTAATCCGCCATTATCCCATCGGTGCCATTACCGGCCATCAAGACATCGCGCCCGACCGGAAAACCGATCCCGGCCACTTTTTTGACTGGGCGCGTCTGCAAGCGGCGGGTTTTCCTGTTGTCCGCTGA
- a CDS encoding glycosyltransferase family 2 protein: MSRKPTLDIVIPCYNAADTLEEAVESAVGQPCASLVWLVDDGSQDGTAELIRSLAARYANVRAEFLPRNSGVSVARNWGALQSQADFTAFLDADDVYETDVLSAAYLALEQFDYLSLVRLKLKPWGFPERYTEHAGFSEAWQRLAMTVGGNMVFRRSILLACGGFPQDGLFRRFGGEDAALGIALTRSSVVATAFDEQAAAVRHRYRAGIHAERLLDVALFGRQPERITEEDRSRAEAVTEAICRRLAEVKAHAEFSQTGIMPLKLTYA, translated from the coding sequence ATGAGCCGCAAACCTACTTTGGATATTGTTATTCCCTGCTACAATGCCGCCGATACGCTGGAAGAAGCGGTGGAAAGTGCCGTCGGGCAGCCGTGTGCTTCGCTGGTGTGGCTGGTGGACGACGGTTCGCAAGACGGTACGGCGGAATTGATACGCTCGTTGGCGGCGCGGTATGCCAACGTCCGCGCTGAATTTCTGCCGCGCAACAGCGGTGTGTCTGTGGCTCGAAATTGGGGGGCTTTGCAGAGTCAGGCGGATTTTACGGCATTTCTGGACGCCGATGATGTTTACGAAACCGATGTGCTGTCTGCCGCATATTTGGCATTGGAACAGTTTGATTATTTGAGTTTGGTGCGTTTGAAGTTGAAACCGTGGGGCTTCCCCGAACGATATACCGAACACGCCGGATTTTCGGAAGCATGGCAGCGGCTGGCGATGACGGTGGGTGGAAACATGGTATTTCGCCGCAGCATTTTATTGGCCTGCGGCGGTTTTCCCCAAGACGGATTGTTCAGGCGGTTTGGCGGAGAAGATGCCGCATTGGGCATCGCGCTGACGCGCAGCAGCGTGGTGGCAACCGCTTTTGACGAACAGGCGGCGGCTGTACGCCACCGTTACCGTGCGGGCATACATGCCGAGCGTTTGTTGGATGTGGCTTTGTTCGGACGGCAGCCGGAACGGATTACCGAGGAAGACCGTTCCCGCGCGGAAGCCGTTACCGAAGCAATCTGCCGCCGTTTGGCGGAAGTCAAGGCACACGCCGAATTTAGCCAAACAGGGATTATGCCGTTGAAACTGACCTATGCCTGA
- a CDS encoding GntR family transcriptional regulator, translated as MTDTDKFLHAPTASSLIAEERHDSELFRVYAAILDGITDHIFLPGNKLTESELCRQMVCSRNTVRSALSLLAHDKIVDLQPNRGAFVHVPDLKETRDVFNTRIEMESMILDMLIDLPDLETRLQPLYAMTEQEETASERGDRVGWNRLSNAFHVELARLLDNAVLFDIINTLCARSSLIVAVFDTKRHEPRSINTHTHSEHREILDLLLAGKRNRVIKIMRKHLGACVERLEKRFETL; from the coding sequence ATGACCGATACCGACAAATTCCTCCACGCGCCGACCGCCTCCTCGCTGATTGCGGAAGAACGCCACGACTCCGAACTGTTCCGCGTATATGCCGCCATCTTAGACGGCATTACCGACCATATTTTCCTGCCCGGCAACAAGCTGACCGAATCCGAGCTGTGCCGCCAGATGGTTTGCTCCCGCAACACCGTCCGCAGCGCATTGTCGCTGCTCGCCCACGACAAAATCGTCGATTTGCAGCCCAACCGCGGCGCATTTGTCCACGTTCCCGATTTAAAAGAAACGCGCGATGTATTCAATACCCGCATCGAAATGGAAAGCATGATTTTGGATATGCTGATCGATTTGCCCGATTTGGAAACACGCCTGCAACCGCTTTACGCCATGACGGAACAAGAAGAAACCGCTTCCGAACGGGGCGACCGCGTCGGTTGGAACAGACTCTCCAATGCTTTCCACGTCGAATTGGCACGCCTGCTGGACAATGCCGTCTTATTCGACATCATCAACACCTTATGTGCCCGCTCCTCGCTGATTGTCGCCGTATTCGACACCAAACGCCACGAACCGCGCAGCATCAATACCCATACCCACAGCGAACATCGGGAAATTCTCGACCTGCTGCTGGCAGGCAAACGCAACCGCGTCATCAAAATCATGCGTAAACATCTCGGCGCGTGTGTCGAGCGCTTGGAAAAACGTTTTGAAACCCTTTAA
- the groL gene encoding chaperonin GroEL (60 kDa chaperone family; promotes refolding of misfolded polypeptides especially under stressful conditions; forms two stacked rings of heptamers to form a barrel-shaped 14mer; ends can be capped by GroES; misfolded proteins enter the barrel where they are refolded when GroES binds), whose protein sequence is MAAKDVQFGNEVRQKMVNGVNTLANAVKVTLGPKGRNVVLDRAFGGPHITKDGVTVAKEIELKDKFENMGAQMVKEVASKTNDVAGDGTTTATVLAQAIVAEGMKYVTAGMNPTDLKRGIDKAVAALVGELKNISKSCETSKEIAQVGSISANSDEQVGDIIAKAMEKVGKEGVITVEDGKSLENELDVVEGMQFDRGYLSPYFISDAEKQIAALDNPFVLLFDKKISNIRDLLPVLEQIAKTSRPLLIIAEDVEGEALATLVVNNIRGILKTVAVKAPGFGDRRKAMLQDIAILTGGTVISEEVGLSLEKATLEDLGQAKRIEIGKENTTIIDGFGDAAQIEGRVAEIRQQIEVATSDYDKEKLQERVAKLAGGVAVIKVGAATEVEMKEKKDRVEDALHATRAAVEEGVVAGGGVALLRARSALENLHTGNADQDAGVQIVLRAVESPLRQIVANAGGEPSVVVNKVLEGKGNFGYNAGSGEYGDMIEMGVLDPAKVTRSALQHAASIAGLMLTTDCMIAEIPEEKPAMPDMGGMGGMGGMM, encoded by the coding sequence ATGGCAGCAAAAGATGTACAGTTTGGTAACGAAGTCCGCCAAAAAATGGTAAACGGTGTGAATACGCTGGCGAATGCGGTAAAAGTCACTTTGGGTCCGAAAGGCCGCAATGTGGTATTGGACCGTGCTTTCGGCGGCCCGCACATCACTAAAGACGGTGTAACCGTAGCCAAAGAAATCGAATTGAAAGACAAATTCGAAAACATGGGTGCGCAAATGGTGAAAGAGGTTGCCTCCAAAACCAACGATGTGGCCGGTGACGGTACGACCACCGCAACCGTGCTGGCGCAAGCCATCGTGGCGGAAGGTATGAAATACGTTACCGCCGGCATGAATCCTACCGACCTGAAACGCGGTATCGACAAAGCGGTTGCCGCACTGGTAGGCGAGTTGAAAAATATTTCCAAATCTTGCGAAACTTCCAAAGAAATCGCCCAAGTAGGTTCCATCTCCGCCAACTCTGACGAGCAGGTGGGCGACATCATTGCCAAAGCGATGGAAAAAGTAGGCAAAGAAGGCGTGATTACCGTTGAAGACGGCAAATCTTTGGAAAATGAGCTGGACGTGGTGGAAGGTATGCAGTTCGACCGCGGCTACCTGTCGCCTTACTTCATCAGCGATGCGGAAAAACAAATCGCTGCGTTGGATAATCCGTTTGTATTGCTGTTCGACAAAAAAATCAGCAATATCCGCGACCTGTTGCCGGTGTTGGAACAAATCGCCAAAACCAGCCGTCCGCTGCTGATTATCGCCGAAGATGTCGAAGGCGAAGCCTTGGCAACTTTGGTGGTGAACAATATCCGCGGTATTCTGAAAACCGTTGCCGTAAAAGCTCCGGGCTTCGGCGACCGCCGCAAAGCCATGTTGCAGGACATCGCCATCCTGACCGGCGGTACGGTGATTTCCGAAGAAGTCGGCCTGTCTCTGGAAAAAGCGACTTTGGAAGACTTGGGTCAGGCAAAACGCATTGAAATCGGCAAAGAAAACACCACCATTATCGACGGTTTCGGCGATGCTGCCCAAATCGAAGGCCGTGTGGCCGAAATCCGCCAGCAAATCGAAGTGGCAACCAGCGATTACGACAAAGAGAAGCTGCAAGAGCGCGTGGCAAAACTGGCCGGCGGTGTGGCCGTTATCAAAGTCGGCGCGGCGACCGAAGTGGAAATGAAAGAGAAGAAAGACCGCGTGGAAGATGCGCTGCACGCTACCCGTGCTGCCGTTGAAGAAGGCGTGGTGGCCGGCGGCGGCGTTGCTCTGTTGCGCGCGCGTTCCGCTTTGGAAAACCTGCACACCGGCAATGCCGATCAAGACGCGGGCGTACAAATCGTATTGCGCGCCGTCGAGTCTCCGCTGCGTCAAATCGTTGCCAATGCCGGCGGCGAACCGAGCGTGGTCGTGAACAAAGTGTTGGAAGGCAAAGGCAACTTCGGTTACAACGCCGGTAGCGGCGAATACGGCGACATGATTGAGATGGGTGTATTGGATCCTGCCAAAGTTACCCGCTCTGCCTTGCAACACGCCGCATCTATCGCCGGCCTGATGCTGACTACCGACTGCATGATTGCCGAAATCCCGGAAGAAAAACCGGCAATGCCTGATATGGGCGGCATGGGCGGTATGGGCGGCATGATGTAA
- a CDS encoding PilZ domain-containing protein codes for MTDNDFPLKTLVLRIRDKTMLYQCYMPFLVNGGLFVPTDDILSLGQNVLLTVEIGNRRFQDLPVKTAWISPAGMSAQRPRGVGLAFGSNEDCRRLKQLIETELGDEIRSERTTFTL; via the coding sequence ATGACAGACAATGATTTTCCGTTGAAAACGCTGGTTTTGCGGATTCGGGACAAAACCATGCTGTATCAATGCTATATGCCGTTTTTGGTAAACGGCGGTTTGTTTGTGCCGACCGACGATATCTTATCGCTGGGACAGAACGTGTTGCTGACGGTAGAAATCGGCAACCGTCGTTTTCAAGATCTGCCCGTCAAAACCGCATGGATCAGCCCGGCAGGGATGTCGGCACAACGTCCGCGCGGCGTGGGCTTGGCGTTTGGCAGCAACGAAGACTGCCGCCGCCTGAAACAACTGATTGAAACCGAGCTGGGGGACGAAATCCGCAGCGAACGTACGACTTTTACATTATAA
- the recO gene encoding DNA repair protein RecO produces MSDHRINHEPAFLLASTPWRESSLWLEMYSRRYGRVALLARSARKRMSELRGILVPFVPISASWYGTQELKTLHRAEWLGGWQQPQGRALFSGLYINEIMLKMTAREDPQPELFDKLSATLQTVCTENNHIAALRRFEWTMLTLLGHAPDLHHDQDGLPVRADKQYWLMPQDALRPYSPNDTPPPQGITVGGDVLIQLRDGEFADGFALQQSLKITRLLLDFHLPDGITSRQVLQQLQQFQTA; encoded by the coding sequence ATGTCCGACCACCGTATCAACCACGAACCCGCCTTCCTACTTGCCTCCACCCCGTGGCGCGAAAGCAGCCTGTGGCTGGAAATGTACAGCCGCCGCTACGGACGGGTTGCCTTACTGGCGCGCAGCGCACGCAAACGCATGAGCGAATTGCGCGGCATACTCGTACCCTTCGTTCCCATCAGCGCATCATGGTACGGCACTCAAGAATTAAAAACCCTGCACCGCGCCGAATGGCTGGGAGGCTGGCAACAACCGCAAGGGCGCGCCTTATTCAGCGGGCTGTACATCAACGAAATCATGCTCAAAATGACTGCGCGTGAAGACCCTCAACCCGAATTGTTCGACAAACTTTCCGCAACCCTGCAAACCGTCTGCACCGAAAACAACCACATCGCCGCCCTGCGACGCTTTGAATGGACCATGCTGACCCTGCTCGGACACGCACCCGATTTGCATCACGACCAAGACGGTTTGCCCGTCCGCGCCGACAAACAATATTGGCTCATGCCGCAAGACGCGTTACGCCCGTATTCTCCAAACGATACCCCGCCGCCGCAAGGCATAACCGTAGGAGGAGATGTTTTAATCCAACTGCGCGACGGCGAATTTGCAGACGGCTTTGCCCTGCAGCAATCTTTAAAAATTACCCGCCTGCTGCTGGATTTCCACCTGCCCGACGGCATTACTTCCAGACAGGTATTGCAGCAGCTACAACAATTCCAAACGGCATAA
- the mltG gene encoding endolytic transglycosylase MltG, with amino-acid sequence MLKKLLKRAVLLAALAAVAFAALLFIPKDNGKPYRIRVEKNQGISAVSHKLAKDDAVYSRHVLVAAAYLMGVHDQLHAGTYRMPAKVSSWTVLQRILGSRPDSVTVRIVEGMRFADMRRIIDNTDDIRHETRGWSNEKLLKEIAPDAPSANPEGLFFPDTYEIDAGSSDLQIYKTAYRIMQRQLTAAWDERQSGLPYKTPYELLIMASLIEKETGHPADRAHVSAVFANRLAIGMRLQTDPTVIYGMGAAYKGRIRKADLRRDTPYNTYTRAGLTPTPIALPGKASLEAAAHPSDTKYLYFVSKMDGTGLSHFSHTLDEHNAAVRKYILKK; translated from the coding sequence ATGTTGAAAAAATTATTGAAACGGGCCGTGCTGCTGGCCGCCTTGGCTGCGGTTGCCTTTGCCGCTCTTTTATTCATACCGAAAGACAACGGCAAGCCTTACCGCATACGGGTGGAAAAAAATCAGGGCATTTCCGCCGTCAGCCACAAACTAGCCAAAGATGATGCGGTGTACAGCCGCCATGTCTTGGTTGCCGCCGCCTATTTGATGGGTGTGCATGACCAACTTCATGCCGGAACATACCGTATGCCGGCCAAAGTATCGTCTTGGACGGTATTGCAGCGCATTTTGGGCAGCCGTCCCGATTCGGTTACCGTGCGGATTGTGGAAGGCATGAGGTTTGCCGATATGCGCCGTATCATCGATAATACGGACGACATCCGTCATGAAACACGGGGCTGGAGCAATGAAAAACTGCTGAAGGAAATTGCACCGGATGCGCCGTCTGCCAACCCAGAAGGGCTGTTTTTTCCTGATACCTACGAAATAGATGCCGGCAGCAGCGATTTGCAGATTTATAAAACCGCCTACCGCATCATGCAGCGCCAACTGACCGCAGCATGGGACGAACGCCAAAGTGGTCTGCCTTATAAAACGCCGTATGAGCTGCTGATTATGGCCAGCCTGATTGAAAAAGAAACCGGACACCCTGCCGACAGGGCGCACGTTTCGGCGGTGTTTGCCAATCGTCTGGCCATCGGAATGCGTCTGCAAACCGATCCGACCGTTATCTACGGTATGGGTGCCGCTTACAAAGGCCGTATCCGCAAGGCAGATTTACGCCGTGATACGCCTTATAATACCTATACGCGCGCAGGTCTGACGCCCACTCCGATTGCGCTGCCGGGCAAGGCTTCGCTGGAAGCGGCGGCACACCCGTCCGATACAAAATACCTGTATTTTGTATCTAAAATGGACGGTACGGGTCTGAGCCACTTCAGCCATACGCTGGACGAGCACAATGCCGCCGTGCGGAAGTATATTTTGAAGAAATAA